In Candidatus Sulfurimonas marisnigri, a single genomic region encodes these proteins:
- a CDS encoding dihydroorotase has translation MVIQNAVICDANGQREADIRIEDGIITQMDTNLSDANIIDGKGSYFMPLLVDTNVRLQDSILNSKNIKSISEQALSGGVGHVILNADSTPAIDSEIVFEFAQNGLHDLSGAKVDLMINTLKEDATLSNIAILLKRGAIAPYMSTIAKNDVAIKIAQYCQMYDVTLFCKAEDNSLINSGVMLDGDVSSKLGLAGIPDLSEVLHVSRMIEIARHFKIKILFKSIASPHSVSLITQAKKDGVDVKCEVSIHHLINSDEACENFNTTAKLDPPLACKSDVKLLQEALKNNQIDILTTLHQPSSPVNKEVAFFDAAYGCEALGDTIALYYTKLVESKMISMSDLVKFTAQNSAKSIKKEYGTIEVGQRVSAMLFNPHIKATVKNEQSLYNGGELSGKVTAIFDNKRVTEF, from the coding sequence ATGGTTATACAAAATGCAGTAATTTGTGATGCTAATGGGCAAAGAGAAGCCGATATCCGTATAGAAGATGGAATTATTACACAAATGGATACAAATCTGTCTGATGCTAATATTATCGATGGTAAGGGTTCATACTTTATGCCGCTTTTGGTAGACACGAACGTAAGACTGCAAGACTCGATTTTAAACTCTAAAAATATTAAATCTATTTCTGAACAGGCACTTAGCGGTGGAGTCGGACATGTTATATTAAATGCTGACAGCACTCCTGCAATAGATAGTGAAATAGTTTTTGAATTTGCTCAAAATGGTCTTCACGACTTAAGTGGTGCAAAAGTTGACTTGATGATTAACACACTAAAAGAAGATGCAACTCTGAGTAATATTGCAATTCTTTTAAAAAGGGGTGCGATAGCTCCATATATGAGTACGATTGCTAAAAATGATGTGGCGATTAAAATAGCTCAGTACTGTCAAATGTATGATGTAACTCTATTTTGTAAAGCAGAAGATAACTCACTTATAAACAGTGGTGTGATGCTCGATGGAGATGTCAGCTCAAAACTAGGTCTAGCAGGGATACCGGACCTTAGTGAAGTTCTACATGTATCTCGTATGATAGAGATAGCAAGACACTTTAAAATAAAAATTCTTTTTAAATCAATTGCTTCACCTCACTCTGTCTCTTTAATAACTCAGGCTAAAAAAGATGGTGTAGATGTTAAGTGTGAAGTCTCTATTCATCATCTTATAAACTCAGATGAAGCTTGTGAAAACTTCAATACTACTGCAAAGCTTGACCCGCCGCTTGCTTGTAAAAGTGATGTAAAACTTCTTCAAGAGGCACTCAAAAATAATCAAATAGATATACTTACAACACTGCACCAACCAAGTTCTCCTGTAAATAAAGAGGTTGCGTTTTTTGATGCAGCTTATGGTTGTGAAGCACTAGGTGATACAATTGCTCTTTACTATACAAAACTTGTAGAATCAAAGATGATAAGCATGAGTGATTTAGTAAAATTTACAGCTCAAAATAGTGCAAAAAGTATAAAAAAAGAGTATGGAACTATAGAAGTAGGGCAAAGAGTAAGTGCAATGCTGTTTAACCCACATATAAAAGCGACTGTAAAAAATGAACAGTCACTTTATAATGGTGGAGAGCTTAGCGGAAAAGTTACTGCCATATTTGACAATAAGAGAGTAACAGAGTTTTAA
- the tgt gene encoding tRNA guanosine(34) transglycosylase Tgt gives MEFTLDATSNNARACTIKTAHSTIKTPVFMPVGTVGSVKSLDMEDVVDILGAEIILANTYHMYLRPGDKTVAKMGKLHKFTTFPKSFLTDSGGFQAFSLSSMTKHKENGIEFRSHIDGSKHLFTPSKVIDIQNNLGSDIMMILDDLVALPATQERIALSIDRTTKWAQESIGYHKENQAKGIGTEQNIFAIIQGGTDKAFRTKSATELCALTDYDGFAIGGLSVGEANQDMYDTVEHTVQYMPKDKPRYLMGVGTPEDLIENVERGIDMFDCVMPTRNARNGTLFTSFGKINIKGAKFKEDELPIDPECTCLTCKRYTRSYMNHLIRAKELSYFRLATIHNLHYYLNLMREVREAILEDRFAEFKTEFYKKRS, from the coding sequence ATGGAATTTACTTTAGACGCCACTTCAAATAATGCTCGTGCTTGTACAATTAAAACAGCTCATTCAACTATTAAAACACCGGTTTTTATGCCAGTTGGGACTGTTGGGAGTGTTAAGTCACTTGACATGGAGGATGTTGTTGATATACTTGGAGCTGAGATAATTCTTGCAAACACTTATCACATGTACTTAAGACCTGGCGATAAGACCGTTGCTAAAATGGGTAAACTGCACAAGTTTACGACCTTCCCTAAAAGTTTTTTAACAGACAGCGGAGGGTTTCAAGCATTTAGCCTTAGCAGCATGACCAAACATAAAGAAAACGGCATTGAATTTCGCTCTCACATAGATGGCTCAAAACACCTTTTTACTCCTAGTAAAGTTATAGATATTCAAAACAATCTTGGCTCAGATATTATGATGATACTAGATGATTTAGTTGCACTTCCTGCTACTCAGGAGAGAATTGCTCTCTCTATTGACAGAACAACAAAATGGGCGCAAGAGTCAATAGGGTACCATAAAGAAAATCAGGCAAAAGGGATTGGCACAGAGCAAAACATCTTTGCAATTATTCAAGGTGGAACGGACAAAGCTTTTAGAACAAAGAGTGCAACTGAACTTTGCGCTTTAACAGACTATGACGGTTTTGCTATCGGCGGGCTAAGTGTTGGAGAGGCAAATCAGGACATGTACGATACAGTTGAGCATACTGTCCAATATATGCCAAAAGACAAACCTCGCTACCTAATGGGTGTTGGAACTCCTGAAGACCTCATTGAAAATGTTGAACGCGGTATAGACATGTTTGACTGTGTTATGCCTACTAGAAATGCTAGAAACGGAACTCTTTTTACATCATTTGGTAAAATAAATATAAAAGGTGCTAAGTTTAAAGAGGATGAATTACCTATAGATCCGGAGTGTACATGTCTTACATGTAAAAGATATACTCGCTCATATATGAACCATCTAATTAGAGCTAAAGAGCTCTCATACTTTAGGCTTGCAACTATTCATAATCTTCACTACTACCTAAACCTAATGAGAGAAGTAAGAGAAGCTATACTCGAAGACAGGTTCGCTGAGTTTAAGACAGAGTTTTATAAAAAACGCTCTTAA
- the efp gene encoding elongation factor P gives MATIGMGDIKKNVRMIVGEVPYKVVEFQHVKPGKGAAFVRMKIKSFLNGKVVDKTVHAGDKFEVPIIDFKTMQYLYDDGEMYQFMDNETYDQLGLPYEQCDDAAKWLKDGTNVEMIFFKGNAISVLAPETMELIITDTPPNFKGDTSSGSKKPATLETGAVVQVPYHVLQGDLIKVNTVDCEFLGKVK, from the coding sequence ATGGCAACTATCGGAATGGGTGATATCAAAAAAAATGTTCGCATGATTGTAGGCGAAGTGCCATATAAAGTGGTGGAGTTTCAGCATGTAAAACCAGGTAAAGGTGCAGCATTCGTTCGTATGAAAATAAAAAGTTTTTTAAATGGCAAAGTTGTTGACAAGACTGTACACGCAGGTGATAAATTTGAAGTTCCTATAATAGACTTTAAAACTATGCAGTATCTATACGATGATGGTGAAATGTACCAATTTATGGATAATGAAACTTATGACCAACTTGGTCTACCTTACGAGCAGTGTGATGATGCAGCAAAATGGTTAAAAGATGGGACAAATGTGGAAATGATTTTCTTTAAAGGAAACGCTATATCTGTTTTGGCACCCGAAACAATGGAACTTATTATTACAGATACTCCACCAAACTTTAAAGGTGATACTTCAAGTGGAAGTAAAAAACCTGCAACTCTTGAGACTGGTGCTGTTGTCCAAGTTCCTTATCATGTATTACAAGGTGACTTAATAAAAGTAAATACTGTTGATTGTGAATTTTTAGGAAAAGTAAAATAG
- a CDS encoding cytochrome P460 family protein, which produces MNSKLLLISLLFTLLYSKHEDGASAEKFVFPKWKSMNLLNKELLNSIDHNSFVDIYVNDIAKSAYINKNNKLPEGSIILKPLYPERKRENLARLVIMMKMKDGYDSENENWWYGVYDKTGTNGWFEGKIDSCINCHEHMWSTDYLFSESVINKINTQ; this is translated from the coding sequence ATGAATAGTAAACTACTGTTAATATCGCTACTTTTTACACTCTTATATTCTAAACATGAGGATGGTGCATCAGCAGAAAAGTTTGTATTTCCAAAATGGAAAAGTATGAATCTTCTAAATAAAGAGTTGCTAAATTCTATTGACCATAATTCATTTGTTGATATTTATGTAAATGATATTGCGAAAAGTGCTTACATAAATAAAAACAATAAGCTCCCTGAAGGTTCTATAATCTTAAAACCTCTATACCCTGAAAGAAAAAGAGAAAATTTAGCTCGTTTAGTAATTATGATGAAGATGAAAGATGGATATGACAGTGAAAATGAAAATTGGTGGTATGGAGTTTACGACAAAACTGGTACCAATGGATGGTTTGAAGGAAAAATAGACTCATGTATTAATTGCCATGAACACATGTGGAGTACAGATTATCTATTTAGTGAGAGTGTAATTAATAAAATCAATACTCAATAA
- the rd gene encoding rubredoxin: MQRYRCLTCDYIYDPKVGDEENGVALGTSFEDLPQDWVCPYCGEIKENFEPLGDE; the protein is encoded by the coding sequence ATGCAAAGATACAGATGTTTAACATGTGATTATATTTATGATCCCAAAGTTGGTGATGAAGAGAATGGAGTTGCTCTTGGAACCTCTTTTGAAGACCTCCCACAGGATTGGGTTTGTCCTTATTGTGGAGAAATAAAAGAGAATTTTGAGCCGCTAGGAGATGAATAG
- the dnaE gene encoding DNA polymerase III subunit alpha: MSAQPFTHLHLHTEYSLLDGANKLSNLVSRVKELGMTSVAMTDHGNMFGAIDFYQQMQGAGIKPIIGMEGYIHNGDTLDDKSTKQRFHICLFAKNQKGYENLMYLSSKAFIDGFYYFPRINKKELREHSEGLICTSACLQGEVNWHLNLQNERNVRNGALGYDGALAVAQEYKDIFGDDFYLELMRHGIGDQLFIDDQVLRISNELDIKVVATNDTHYTYPGDAQYHEAFMCIGMNKLYDDPNRMRHSVHEFYLKSPEQMAKIFADIPEALAHTQEIADKCNLELKLGDPIPPNFKFTPEYSKGDGLDINHEDDAPLPSAASLEDKKKWFSGIDKNDAEYFIYRCEVGLVERLKHVPQEKHEEYRDRLKFEMDVINSMKFPGYMLIVWDFVKVAKERGIAVGPGRGSAAGSLVAYSLDITDIDPMKYDLLFERFLNPERVSMPDIDMDFMQARRGEVIDYVVEKYGRNQVAQIITFGSLLAKGVIRDVARVLDMPLSQADKMAKLIPDELGITLNGKTKNGDFIAGAFQKEPKLQELIESDVNSKRVWEFAKKLEGLKRNSGIHAAGVVISNEELWKKTPIYKPSGETTFVTQYSLNYLEDVDLIKFDFLGLKTLDVIDNAIKLIKRRYDKDVVWHKIDENDSKVYDVIRGGDTVGMFQIESSGMQDLNKRLKPDNFEDLIAVLALYRPGPMESGMLDSFIERKHGREAIEYTFDTMEQILGKTYGVIVYQEQVMQIVQTIGGFSLGYSDIIRRAMGKKKDMSVFNHEFSDGAQKQGYDYDKASKLFDLIEKFAGYGFNKSHSAAYAMITFQTSWLKTYYPNEFMAALLTSDKDNTDKVVRYIDEVKRMGIELSPPDVNDSYMEFSAITKDDKEIILFGLGAIKGVGGAAVESIIQTREQDGEFTSIENFVNRIDPSKVNKRFVESSIKSGGFDRFGYSRKALLDQIELIVETAKDAATARKNAVGSLFGDDEEITTVKLSLKNSDEYELKEILEFEKDTLGFYVSGHPLDEYREKLSELNYTMSSEIESVKDGSSAIFIGKVEEIQKKVSKKGNQFGIVNLMDFHGNVEIMLFSDKLEQLSEMNLEEPVAFKTKITHTEMFTRIGVSKIMTLKEAIKETKKTKKEVREAPLEPIHLAIRLDSETTILDELYTLVRQNPGNRELKLTIISKLQNVVIDSAIRVDSKILTALDGNLHVDILS, from the coding sequence ATGAGTGCACAACCTTTCACACATTTACATCTTCATACAGAGTATTCACTACTAGATGGTGCAAACAAATTAAGCAACTTGGTCTCACGTGTTAAAGAGCTTGGTATGACTTCTGTTGCTATGACTGACCATGGAAATATGTTTGGTGCAATCGATTTTTATCAACAGATGCAGGGTGCCGGAATTAAGCCCATCATTGGGATGGAAGGATATATCCATAACGGTGACACATTGGATGATAAGAGTACTAAACAGCGTTTTCATATTTGCCTTTTTGCCAAAAATCAAAAAGGTTATGAGAACCTTATGTATCTCTCTTCTAAAGCTTTTATAGACGGCTTTTATTACTTTCCTCGTATAAATAAAAAAGAACTTCGTGAACATAGCGAAGGTCTTATATGTACCTCTGCATGTCTTCAAGGAGAAGTTAACTGGCACCTTAATTTACAAAATGAGAGAAATGTAAGAAATGGTGCTTTGGGGTATGATGGAGCACTTGCTGTTGCACAAGAGTATAAGGATATTTTCGGTGATGACTTTTACCTTGAGCTTATGCGTCATGGTATTGGTGATCAACTTTTCATAGATGATCAGGTGCTTAGGATATCAAATGAGTTAGATATAAAAGTAGTGGCCACAAATGATACTCACTATACCTATCCAGGTGATGCTCAGTACCATGAAGCGTTTATGTGTATAGGGATGAATAAACTCTATGATGACCCTAACCGTATGCGCCACTCAGTACATGAGTTTTATCTGAAATCTCCAGAGCAGATGGCAAAAATATTTGCAGATATTCCAGAAGCGCTTGCTCATACTCAAGAGATAGCAGATAAGTGTAATTTAGAGCTTAAGCTGGGTGACCCGATTCCGCCAAACTTTAAATTTACCCCAGAGTACTCAAAAGGTGATGGTTTAGATATAAACCACGAAGATGATGCTCCACTCCCATCAGCTGCCTCACTAGAAGATAAAAAAAAGTGGTTTAGCGGGATTGACAAAAATGACGCAGAGTACTTTATATATCGTTGTGAAGTTGGTCTTGTAGAGAGACTTAAACATGTCCCTCAAGAGAAGCATGAAGAGTATAGAGATAGACTTAAGTTTGAGATGGATGTCATAAACTCAATGAAATTCCCAGGCTACATGTTGATTGTTTGGGATTTTGTAAAAGTTGCTAAAGAGAGAGGTATAGCAGTTGGACCAGGTCGTGGTTCTGCCGCTGGTAGTTTGGTTGCATATTCTCTAGATATTACAGATATTGATCCTATGAAGTATGACTTACTCTTTGAGAGATTCCTAAATCCAGAACGTGTGTCAATGCCCGATATAGATATGGACTTTATGCAAGCTAGACGTGGAGAGGTTATAGACTATGTTGTTGAGAAGTATGGACGTAATCAGGTAGCTCAGATTATTACCTTTGGTTCGCTTTTGGCTAAAGGGGTTATAAGAGATGTAGCACGTGTACTTGATATGCCACTATCTCAGGCTGACAAGATGGCAAAACTTATCCCTGATGAGCTTGGTATTACTTTAAACGGCAAAACAAAAAATGGTGATTTTATTGCAGGAGCTTTTCAAAAAGAGCCAAAACTCCAAGAGCTAATAGAGAGTGATGTAAATTCTAAAAGAGTTTGGGAGTTTGCCAAGAAGCTAGAGGGTCTTAAACGCAACTCAGGTATACATGCCGCTGGTGTTGTTATATCTAATGAAGAACTTTGGAAAAAAACACCTATATATAAACCTTCAGGTGAGACAACCTTTGTAACTCAGTACTCACTTAACTACCTTGAAGATGTTGATTTAATTAAGTTTGACTTCCTTGGGCTTAAAACTCTTGATGTTATTGATAATGCCATTAAGCTAATAAAGAGAAGATACGACAAAGATGTAGTTTGGCATAAGATAGATGAAAATGATTCTAAAGTATATGATGTAATTCGTGGTGGTGATACAGTAGGAATGTTTCAAATAGAGTCTTCTGGTATGCAGGATTTGAATAAACGACTTAAGCCAGACAACTTTGAGGACTTGATTGCGGTCTTGGCACTTTATCGTCCAGGACCAATGGAGTCTGGAATGCTTGACAGTTTTATTGAGAGAAAGCATGGACGTGAAGCTATTGAATATACATTTGACACAATGGAGCAGATTCTTGGAAAGACTTATGGGGTCATCGTCTATCAAGAACAGGTAATGCAGATTGTTCAGACTATCGGTGGTTTTTCTCTTGGGTATTCTGACATTATCCGTCGTGCTATGGGTAAGAAAAAAGATATGAGTGTTTTTAATCATGAGTTTAGTGATGGTGCACAAAAGCAGGGTTATGATTATGATAAGGCCTCAAAACTATTTGATTTGATTGAGAAGTTTGCAGGATACGGTTTTAACAAGTCTCACTCGGCAGCCTATGCGATGATTACCTTTCAGACTTCATGGCTGAAGACATACTATCCAAATGAGTTTATGGCGGCACTTTTAACCTCGGACAAGGACAATACAGATAAAGTTGTTCGTTATATCGATGAGGTAAAGAGAATGGGAATTGAGCTCTCTCCTCCTGATGTAAATGACTCATACATGGAGTTTTCCGCAATAACTAAAGATGACAAAGAGATAATTCTTTTTGGTTTAGGTGCCATTAAGGGAGTAGGTGGGGCTGCTGTTGAGTCGATTATACAAACAAGGGAGCAAGATGGTGAGTTTACCTCAATTGAGAATTTTGTAAACCGTATAGACCCGTCAAAAGTAAATAAACGATTTGTTGAGTCAAGTATAAAGTCAGGTGGTTTTGACAGGTTTGGTTACTCGAGAAAAGCTCTTTTAGACCAGATAGAACTAATAGTTGAAACTGCTAAAGATGCTGCAACTGCCAGAAAAAATGCTGTAGGTAGCCTCTTTGGCGATGACGAAGAGATAACAACTGTAAAATTATCTCTTAAAAATTCAGATGAGTATGAGCTAAAAGAGATTTTGGAGTTTGAAAAAGACACCTTGGGCTTTTACGTATCAGGGCATCCCCTTGATGAGTATAGAGAAAAGCTCTCTGAACTAAACTACACTATGTCATCAGAGATTGAGAGTGTAAAAGACGGCTCCAGTGCTATTTTTATTGGAAAAGTAGAAGAGATACAAAAAAAAGTATCCAAAAAAGGAAACCAGTTTGGTATAGTAAACCTTATGGATTTTCATGGAAATGTCGAGATTATGCTTTTCTCGGATAAGCTAGAGCAATTAAGCGAAATGAATTTAGAAGAGCCTGTAGCATTTAAAACAAAAATCACTCACACAGAAATGTTTACTCGCATAGGTGTAAGTAAGATAATGACACTAAAAGAGGCAATTAAAGAGACTAAAAAGACTAAAAAAGAGGTGAGAGAAGCACCACTTGAGCCTATACATTTGGCAATTAGACTAGATAGTGAAACAACAATTTTAGATGAGCTTTATACACTTGTCCGCCAAAATCCAGGTAACAGAGAACTAAAACTTACGATAATTTCTAAGCTTCAAAACGTTGTGATTGACTCTGCCATAAGAGTTGACAGTAAGATATTGACTGCTTTAGACGGCAATCTACATGTAGATATATTAAGTTAA
- a CDS encoding M18 family aminopeptidase, translating to MNKQDFNEGLLGFLDASPTPFHATKNMAMMFSNAGFTKLDEAGKWELQKGEKYYLTRNDSSIIAFTYSDSKNYTMVGTHTDSPNLKVKPNPVIKEHGVVKFGVEPYGGLLLNPWFDRDLSLAGRVTYLSSQNIIKDALIDVKKAIAVIPSLAIHLDREVNNTKSINAQTDITPIVTCNENFTKETGGFDFDDFIKEQLLHAGIDDVKELYANELSFYDTQNASFVGLNDDFIASARVDNLLSCYVGMLSICSVDAQTPMLFIASDHEEVGSASTSGAAGSFLENTLRRLFSDYEEYMQLIRTSLFISADNAHAVHPNYPSKHDKEHSPYINRGSVVKINANQRYASNSKTISKFLNVASSLGEPTQNYVTRSDMGCGSTVGPITATRLGIDTLDVGLPTYAMHSIRELCGADDAYSLYKIILGFND from the coding sequence ATGAATAAACAAGATTTTAATGAAGGGTTGTTAGGCTTTTTAGATGCTTCGCCGACACCTTTTCATGCTACGAAAAATATGGCAATGATGTTTTCTAATGCCGGATTTACAAAGCTTGATGAAGCCGGTAAATGGGAGCTGCAAAAGGGAGAGAAGTACTACCTTACTAGAAACGACTCTTCAATTATAGCTTTTACATACTCTGATAGTAAAAATTACACGATGGTAGGGACGCACACAGACTCTCCAAATCTGAAGGTAAAACCAAATCCTGTTATTAAAGAACATGGAGTTGTAAAGTTTGGTGTTGAACCTTATGGTGGGCTACTTTTAAACCCTTGGTTTGATAGAGATTTGTCTTTGGCTGGAAGAGTGACATACCTAAGTTCACAAAACATTATAAAAGATGCCCTGATAGATGTTAAAAAAGCAATTGCTGTTATCCCCTCACTCGCTATTCACTTAGACAGAGAAGTTAACAACACTAAAAGCATAAATGCCCAAACAGATATTACCCCTATTGTTACATGTAACGAAAATTTTACTAAAGAAACCGGAGGTTTTGACTTTGATGATTTTATAAAAGAACAGCTTCTACATGCAGGGATTGACGATGTAAAAGAACTATATGCGAATGAGCTTAGTTTTTATGACACTCAAAACGCCTCTTTTGTCGGACTAAATGATGACTTTATAGCAAGTGCAAGAGTTGATAATCTTCTTAGTTGTTATGTTGGGATGCTTAGTATTTGCAGTGTTGATGCGCAGACACCTATGCTTTTTATTGCAAGCGACCATGAAGAGGTGGGAAGTGCTTCAACCTCGGGTGCAGCAGGGTCATTCTTGGAAAACACTCTTAGAAGACTCTTTAGTGATTATGAAGAGTATATGCAGTTAATTAGAACATCACTCTTTATCTCTGCGGACAATGCACATGCAGTCCACCCAAATTACCCATCTAAGCATGACAAAGAGCACTCTCCATACATAAACAGAGGAAGTGTTGTAAAAATAAATGCAAATCAGCGATATGCTTCAAACTCTAAAACAATATCAAAGTTTTTAAATGTAGCATCTTCACTCGGTGAACCAACTCAAAACTATGTTACAAGAAGTGATATGGGGTGTGGTTCCACAGTAGGTCCAATAACAGCTACAAGACTTGGTATCGACACTTTAGATGTTGGACTTCCTACTTATGCTATGCACTCTATAAGAGAACTTTGCGGAGCTGATGATGCATACTCGCTATATAAAATTATCTTAGGGTTTAACGATTAA
- a CDS encoding sensor histidine kinase, producing the protein MSSITPQELNLLIEQTYKVENEFNDLKSSYAHLQDTVEKVVEFLPNAIWILNDDGTVFLQNSQAKSLSELLELLEPKNNDYEVSFNKKSYLIKSSSHKDKVMLSATDITEQKRKENLATMGQMAAHLSHEIRNPIGSISLLNSTLKNRVLPENLPIVEEIQKSVSRIERIIKATLMFSKGVEANIAPFMWSDLQEELNMLVGYYGYTKEITFIFPTQKFILNADKGLLEMLFSNFLANAIDAIELDENDDGIVEIVFKKENKFHIFYIYDSGIEIENTTELFEAFKSTKVKGNGLGLVLSRQIAEAHGGSVELLNGERKGFEIKIAV; encoded by the coding sequence ATGTCTAGTATTACGCCCCAAGAGCTAAACCTATTAATAGAACAGACTTACAAGGTTGAAAATGAGTTTAATGATCTTAAAAGCTCTTATGCTCATCTGCAAGATACAGTTGAAAAAGTTGTAGAGTTTTTGCCAAATGCAATCTGGATACTCAATGATGATGGAACTGTATTTTTACAAAATTCACAAGCTAAATCTTTATCTGAACTATTAGAACTTCTTGAGCCTAAAAATAACGACTATGAGGTCTCATTTAACAAAAAATCTTATTTGATAAAAAGTTCATCTCATAAAGATAAAGTGATGCTGAGTGCTACAGATATTACAGAACAAAAAAGAAAAGAGAATCTTGCAACAATGGGGCAAATGGCTGCTCATCTCTCACACGAGATAAGGAATCCAATCGGTTCTATATCCCTTCTAAACTCAACTCTGAAAAATAGAGTTCTTCCTGAAAACTTACCAATAGTTGAAGAGATACAAAAATCAGTCTCTAGAATAGAGCGGATTATCAAGGCAACGCTAATGTTTAGTAAAGGAGTCGAAGCAAACATAGCTCCATTTATGTGGAGTGATTTGCAAGAAGAACTTAACATGTTAGTTGGGTATTATGGCTATACTAAAGAGATAACTTTTATTTTCCCTACGCAAAAATTTATACTAAATGCAGATAAAGGTCTTTTGGAGATGCTTTTTTCTAATTTCTTGGCAAATGCTATTGATGCTATAGAGTTAGATGAAAACGATGATGGGATTGTTGAAATTGTTTTTAAAAAAGAGAATAAATTTCATATTTTTTATATATATGACAGTGGCATTGAAATTGAAAATACTACAGAGTTGTTCGAAGCATTTAAAAGCACAAAAGTTAAAGGAAATGGACTTGGGCTCGTCTTATCAAGACAGATTGCTGAAGCTCATGGTGGTAGTGTAGAGCTTTTAAACGGAGAGAGAAAAGGGTTTGAGATAAAAATAGCTGTATAG
- a CDS encoding DUF2249 domain-containing protein, translated as MKKELIELKRATLDIYKYEKDGLTFYEFDATECEPPEPMVNTVVAISLLKTKEDRLVGVYFHEPYPLYDRLPKNVSHEAKELPSGDFRVTFKID; from the coding sequence ATGAAAAAAGAGTTAATTGAACTAAAAAGAGCAACACTTGATATTTATAAGTATGAAAAAGATGGATTGACTTTTTATGAGTTCGATGCAACTGAATGTGAACCGCCAGAACCTATGGTTAATACAGTTGTCGCAATAAGTTTATTAAAAACTAAAGAAGATAGATTGGTTGGTGTCTATTTCCATGAACCATATCCGCTTTATGATAGGCTTCCAAAAAATGTATCTCATGAAGCTAAAGAACTCCCAAGTGGAGACTTTAGAGTAACTTTCAAAATAGACTAA
- a CDS encoding SIR2 family NAD-dependent protein deacylase: MAKVLILTGAGISAESGISTFRDSDGLWEKHRIEDVCSAGCLDTNEEVTKNFYDARRADIKDKKPNYAHKIIVELKHNYPDYISLLTQNVDDLFEKAGVKKDEIVHLHGFLPELRCVECDKIFEISYIKQDDFAKECSTCGSKLRPNIVFFGEAAPKYEILADELDECELIIVIGTSGNVLDVTYFAQLTQKSILNNLEPSSAIDDSYFTKVYYAKATEAISDIAEYIEDFLN, encoded by the coding sequence ATGGCAAAAGTTTTAATACTTACGGGTGCTGGGATAAGTGCAGAATCCGGTATATCTACATTTAGAGATAGTGATGGTTTATGGGAAAAACACCGCATTGAAGATGTTTGTAGTGCTGGATGCTTAGATACAAATGAAGAAGTGACTAAAAATTTTTATGATGCCAGACGTGCAGATATAAAAGATAAAAAACCAAACTATGCACACAAAATTATTGTAGAACTCAAACATAATTATCCTGATTATATATCTTTACTAACTCAAAATGTAGATGATTTATTTGAAAAAGCTGGTGTTAAAAAAGATGAGATTGTACATCTGCACGGTTTTTTACCAGAACTTAGATGCGTAGAATGTGATAAGATTTTTGAGATTTCATATATAAAACAGGATGATTTTGCCAAAGAGTGTTCCACATGTGGTTCAAAACTTAGACCAAATATAGTTTTTTTTGGAGAAGCTGCTCCAAAGTATGAGATACTTGCTGATGAATTAGATGAGTGTGAGCTAATAATTGTTATCGGAACAAGTGGAAACGTTTTGGATGTAACATATTTTGCACAGTTGACACAAAAATCTATTTTAAACAATTTAGAGCCAAGCAGTGCGATAGATGATAGCTACTTCACTAAGGTATATTATGCAAAAGCTACTGAAGCAATTTCTGATATTGCAGAGTATATTGAAGATTTTTTGAATTAA